From the Lactuca sativa cultivar Salinas chromosome 9, Lsat_Salinas_v11, whole genome shotgun sequence genome, the window ATGCTCATAATAAGGCCTCAATCTCATGCATGGACCTATCATaaccatcaagatgacatttttatgcatcAAGATCAACTAAAATGCTGAAACCTAACATATCTAACTCctggagttgctcaaactcacaaggagaaCCCATGGGACCAAATAAAACTCACTAACAACCCTAAAATCAAACTATCATAAGGAATCATCAAGGTAAGAATTTATACCTTCTCTAGCTCCTAAAGTTGATGAAGACTCTAGATCTAAAAGCTCAAGCTCAAAAAAATGCTTGGTCTCCACGCTCCTTCTTCTTGTTACACAAAAAATGCCCAAAAATCACTTCCAAAGCTCAAGAACTCTCAAAgcatgaattagggtttcaatgggACGAAATGAACATCAGAGGCTAATGAGGGTAGGTGTCCAAAGTccataatgatgtttaaatagggttcaaaccctaaaaatttgggtTTAAACCAGGCAGACGTACACCCTGCGTAAACCACGTACGCCCAATGTGTGTGGTTAACCCACTTCAACCAAAGCGATCTCGTACACTAAGCATACCCaactgtacgcccaacgtacgagggaccaaattttccaaaaaatCTCAAACTTAAGGGACCAAATAGTAGAAAATGGAATCGGATGTTACgagtctcccccacttgaattacacttcgtcctcaaagtcttcaGGTGCAAACAAGTctggatagtgctccctcatcttgcCCTCCGGCTCCCACGTGCACTCGAAGCCCTTCCagtgctaccattgcaccttcaccagattCACCACCTTATTGCACAGAGTCTTAGTTTTCCTATCGAGAATCGCAGTTGGCCTCTCCATATAATTCCGACACTTATCCACCTAGATATCATCCAACGAAATCACTGTTgaatcatcggctacacacttctgCAATTGAGACATGTTGAAAgagttatggatctgactgagctcatctGGAAAATCCAGCCGGTATGCAAACCTGCCTACCCAGGCAATAACCTTGAAAGGACTAATAAACTAGGGGGCTTAACTTTCCCCACTTTCGAAACCGGATGatacctttccaaggtgataccttcagcaACACTAGGTCCCCTACCTGAAACTCGAGATCCGAACATCGTCGATGAGAATAACTCTTATGTCGGCTCTACACGACCCGTAACCTGtcgcgcacctgctgaatcaacctTTTGGTCTTAAGTACCACCTCGGTTCTTCCCTTGACCCgatgaccaacctcgccccaacaaaccagGGTCTTGCACCTCCTCCAATACAATATCTCAAATGGTGGTCGatcaatactggcatgataactgttgttgtatgagaacttggCCAATGGAATGTAATTATCCCAACTCCCActaaaatccaacacacaagaccgaagcatatcctcaagcgtctggatcatccgctcactctggccatcgGTCTGAGAGTGGTATATTGTACTAAAGTGCAACTAAGTACCTAGCTCCTCATCAAACTTCCTCtaaaacctagaagtgaaacaAACATACAGATTTGAGACCACCAagactggcaccccgtgccgaacTACCACCTTCCGGACATAAATATCACCTAGATTCTCTGTGGATATGCTCTCGACAATCGGAATAAAATGCGCACTATTGCTCAATCTacccatgatgacccaaatagaaTCAACACCATGTGTCGTTCTTGGCAATTTTGTGCTGAAGTCCATAATGATCTCTTCCCGCTTCCATATGGGAATGGGTAAAGGCTGCATCTTGATGGTTTTCTGATGCTTGACCTTCATTTTCCTACAAGTCAGACATCGCTCAACAAACCAAGCTATTTCCCTTTTCATACAgtgccaccaataactcaacctcAAATATTtgtacatctttgtggcccccgtaaaaatagaaaattttgacGTGTGCACCTCCTCCATAATCGCGTGTCTCACCCCACCTGATGTCGGAACTCAAACTCTACCACACTGAGTCAACAATGCATGTCTTTCCCTAGCAAAAAAAGGAATTTTCCCCTGATCCACTCGATCTTCTAATTCTCCTTTTTCAAACCCTTCACCTAAGCTTCCTTGATCAAATGTAACTGAGCCGAGGTGACAACCATCCTCAAGAAAACATCTCTGATAGGAGTATTTTCCGCCTTGCAGCTCAAAGCATCGCCcatgacattggccttcccaAGGTGGGCTAGGATCTTAcgatcgtaatcctttaccacatccaggcatcttcgttgtctcatatttaaattttgttggtccatcaaatacctcaaactATTATGGTCAGTGTAGATAGTACACTgtaccccatacagatagtgcctGCAGATCTTGAAGGCAAAGACCATAGtccctaactctaaatcatgtgtaggGTAGTTCGCTTCATCAGGCTTCAGTTGCACCAAAGCATAAGCAATCACGTGACCCTTATTTAGAAGAACAACTCCAAAACCAAAAATAGAGGCATCGCAGTAAACCACGAACTCATCAAAACCCTCAGACAATGCAAGAATTGAGGCCTTACACATTCTTTGATTTAGAGTCTCAAAAGCCAACTGCTGATCAGTCCCCCATcaaaaggtcacattcttctttgTCAAATGGATCAAaggcacaacaatcttggagaaatcgtgAATAAATCTTCGATTATACCCCGTGAGACCTAAGAAACTCCGAATATCATATGTAGTCCTAGGAACCTCCCAATgtatcacagcctcgatcttgtcCGGGTCAAACAAGATtcccttctggttgacaatgtgccccagAAACTACACCACGCGCAACCAAAACTTACATTTCGAGAATTTGGCATATAGCCtttccctcctcagggtctccgaCACCTCTTGCAAATTTTGCTCGTGCTactccttggtcttggagtagaccagaatatcatcaatgaaaataatCACATACTGATTCATCATCGGCCTAcagacccggttcatgagatataaGAACGCTTCTTGTGCATTGGTGATCCCGGAAGGCATCGCCATGAATTCGTAATGACCCTAACGAGTCCTAAAGGTTATTTTCTGCCCATCCTCATCCCAGACTCTCATCTAGTGGTATCATGAACGCAAATCAATAAACAAAGATGCACCctaaagctggtcaaacaaataggaagtgggtaatggttcttcacccttagcttattcaactcctgatagtcaatgcacattctATGCAAactgtctttcttcttcacaaataggatatGTGCTCCGCACGGAGAACTACTCGGATGAATAAAACCCTTTTCTAGCAGCTCCAACAACTGCATAGACAACCgctgcatctcaggtggtgccagACGATACGACACCTTGGCTATCAGATCTGCGCCATGTACCAAATCAATTCGAAACTTAACCTACCTCTCAGGTAGCACTCGATtcaaatcctcggggaaaacatcaggaaaATCTCGAACAATAGGTACCCTGATCAACTCGGCAGTTTTCTTAACCCACGTGTCATAAACATAAGAGAAGAACCTAGAACAACCCTGTTGCAGATATCTCCTGGACCTCGCAGCTGAATAGAGAGCTGGACCATGCAAAGCTCTCTTACCAgtaataactagttctccccaaCTTGGGGTTTGAACTCCCACCAGCTatagctcgcaatcaatcacggCCGAATTAGGGCCCAACCAATCCCTCCCAATGATAACCTTTTCATTCCTCTGAAGGTaaccggaaccaaatcaatagagAACCTCTCGCTAAACACGCTCATGACACACCCATGGAAAACCCTCGAAGAACTCTCGGTACGATCATCTACAATCTCCACCTCTAAAGGGGAACTTAAAGTCCACGGAGTGTCTCGAAACCTCTTGTTGAGcacaagagatacaaaggattgGGTAGCCCCTGAATCGAATAGAACATGAGCATACAcaccattgaccaaaaagttcCCTATACAAGACCataataaacataagcataaacaaataaagaaataaaagatAGGGTTTAAACATATACCTGTAACTACATTCGGTGCTGCACGGGCCTCATCGATGGTcaactgaaaagccctgctcttcACCACAGGAGCCTCCGCCTTGCCCTGGTGGCCATTGGTAATCCTCAAGGTGGTGGGTGCAGG encodes:
- the LOC111895775 gene encoding uncharacterized protein LOC111895775, with translation MSRDCPNRALICFHCNQIGHKKADLSRLSGGPMVAPAPTTLRITNGHQGKAEAPVVKSRAFQLTIDEARAAPNVVTGNFLVNGVYAHVLFDSGATQSFVSLVLNKRFRDTPWTLSSPLEVEIVDDRTESSSRVFHGCVMSVFSERFSIDLVPVTFRGMKRLSLGGIGWALIRP